A segment of the Brevundimonas sp. M20 genome:
CCGCCGACCGGCTCGATCACCGGCTGGGCGTAGTTGTTGGCGTCCACCCGGCGGGCGTCGGCGTCGGAACCTGTCACCCGCGGACCCAGCGCGCGACCCAGCGCGGCCCACATCGCGCGGGCGCGGTCGCCCACGGCCGAGCGCATGCCGGTGCGCAGCTCGTCCCGCGCATCGGTTCGGCGTCCGATTTCGAAGAAGGCCACCGTGCGACGCGCGCGCGGTTCGTTGCGGACGAACTCTTCCAACTCGGCGGCGTCGACCCCGATGGGCTCGTCGGGAGTGTAGCTGGCCCGTTGCAGGGTCGCGCCATAGGGCGTCGGCCCCATGTTCTCGATGGTCACGTCCTCGCCCAGCTGGCGCAGGGCGATCTGTCCATAGAAGGTGGCGGGCCAGGCGGCGGCGCGACGCAGCAGCGGCTGAACCCGGTCCTGCTGGCTCGACCGGGCGGCCGAACGCGAGGCCCAGAAGGCCGCCCCGGCGCGGATCCAGCCGTCCTCGGTCGGATCATCCAGCACCCGCTCGAAGGCGTTGGCGGCGGCGCCGAACTCGCCTAGCCGGTACTGGGCCAGACCCACGCTCCACCAGTCGCCGATCTCCTGACCGATGACCACGGCTCCGGCCAGATCATCGCGGTTCAGCGCCACCCGGGCGGCCTTCAGCGGATCGCCTTCGGTGTTCTGACCGGCGGCCGAAGCCGCGGCCCAGCTGCGGTTCGAGAACCGGCCCGGGCGACGGGGCTCCGGCGCGCCGTCCGGCCGACGGCGCAGGGCCAGATTGTAGGCCCGGTCGGCGCACGGCAGGTCGGAATACTCCTCCAGCCAGGCGGCCAGTTCCTCGTAGGTGGCGGAATAGTCGGGATGGAACAGGCGCTCGAACTCGACCTGCCCCAGCAGAACGTGATCCTGCGCCGCGCGGGCCGAGGCGCGCGCGGCCTCCAGATCACCCCGGCGCAGGGCATCGAATGCGGTGGTGTAGCTCAGGCGGTCGGCCGGGCTCAGCGCGGACGGCGCGCGGCGGTCATCGTCTGCGGCATGGGCGGTCGCGCCGAAGGCGGCGAGCGCGAAAGCCAGCGTCGGCGCAAGCAAGGCGCGGCGGAAAGAAACAGGCACTGAGGCGGCCCCCCTGAGAGCGGACCCCTGACCGTCTCGTTTCGGTCGGCGTCTCGCTGTTCGTTCGGTCGTCAGGCCAAAAAGGCGCCACGCCTTCGACCCGTGTCAAGTTTTCCGGAATTTTGGGGCGCTTTTGCGTCCCTCAGGTTAACGCCCCTGCGGTGGTTCGTTCAGTTCGACGCGTCGTCCAGCCGCGCCGCCAGCGCCAGCATATCGGCCCAGGCCGCCTTCTTCGCCATCGGTGTCCGCAGCAGGAAAGCGGGGTGGAAGGTGGGCAGGGCCGGCGCGGACACATTGCCCTCGGCCAGTCGCCACTCTTTCCAGTTTCCGCGCAGCCGCATGATGCCTTCATCTGTCGACAGCACGGATTTGGCCGCCGCCGCGCCGAGCAGCAGCACGGCCTTCGGCTTCAACAGGAAGAAAGCCCGCTCCAGGAAAGGCGCGCATACGGCCTGTTCAGCCGGGCTCGGCGTCCGGTTGCCCGGCGGACGCCAAAATACGGTGTTGGTGATGAAGACGCGGTCGGCCAGTCCGGCCTCGGCCAGCATCCGGTCCAGCAACTTGCCCGCCTTGCCGACGAAGGGCAGGCCCTGCGCGTCCTCATCCGCGCCGGGGCCTTCGCCGATGACCATGATCGGCGCCTGCGGATTTCCGCGTGAGAAGACGGACTGTTTCGCCCCCATGTCGCGCAACGGACAGCCGGTGAAGCCCGCGATGGCCTCGCCCAGCGCCTCCAGCGTGTCGGCGCCCGCCGCCAGCCGTCGTGCTTCCGCCGCCGCGTCGCCGGTGACCGGCAGGGCGACAACCGAAGCCGTCGCCTTCGTGACCGCCTTCACCGCCGGGGGAGGGGCCACATGGGTGCGGTCGACCGGGGCGTCCTCGAAGCAGGCGTCGACGCCCGCATCCCGCCAGAAGGCGAGCAGGCTTTCGGCGGCTGCGGAATCGAGGGCTTGAGCGTTCATGTCGGGCCGAACAGGGATAGTCCTTGACCGCCCCCGCGTCACCTTCCGATAAGCGGATCAGGGAAGACCATACGAATAACGAGGATAGGCGGGCCATGGCCGAGGAAGCGATCGAGGGCGGGGCGAAGAACGCCTGGCAGGAAGCCGTGATCGACAAGCTGCCGCCCGCCGAGGCGCTGGCGGGTGTCGAGCGCGAGATCATGGAATACGACGTCGTCATCGTCGGCGGCGGCCCCGCCGGTCTGTCGGCGGCCATTCGTCTGAAGCAGCGCGCGGAAAAGGACGGCAAGGACATCTCCGTCGCCGTGCTGGAGAAGTCGGCCGAGATCGGCGGCCACATCCTGTCCGGCGCGGTCATCGACCCCAAGGCGCTGAACGAGCTGTTTCCCGACTGGAAGGAGCGCGGCGCGCCCCTCGAGACCCCGGTGACCAGGGATCGCTTCCTGCTGCTCGGGCCGCAGGCCGACATCCCTCTGCCGATGTTCGCCTTCCCGCCGCTGATGCACAATCACGGCTGCTATATCGCCTCGCTGGGCAACGTCGCCCGCTGGCTGGGCGAGCAGGCCGAGGCGCTGGGCGTCGAGGTTTACCCGGGCATGGCCGCCAGCCACGTCGTCTGGGATGAGCCGACCGGCCGCGTGAAGGGCGTCGTCGCCGGCGTCTTCGGCATCGACCGCGAGGGCAAGCCGACCGGCGAGTTCCAGCCCGGCATCGAACTGCACGGCAAATACGTCTTCATCGCCGAGGGCGTGCGTGGCTCGCTGGCCAAGACCATCATGGCCCGCCACAACCTGTGCGACACGGCCGAGCCCCAGAAGTTCGGAATCGGCATCAAGGAACTGTGGCAGGTTCCGGCGGACCAGCACCAGCCCGGTCTGGCCCAGCATTCGACCGGCTGGCCGCTGGACGAGTTCACCGGCGGCGGCAGTTTCCTGTACCATTTCGGCGATCGCTACGTGACCGTCGGCTATGTGGTTCACCTGAACTACAAGAACCCGCACATCTCGCCCTTCGACGAGTTCCAGCGCTTCAAGCACCACCCCTCGATCGCCCGACATCTGGAGGGCGGCACGCGCATCTCCTACGGCGCCCGCGCCATCACCGAGGGCGGCTTCCAGTCGGTGCCGAAGCTGGCCTTCGCGGGCGGCGCCCTGATCGGCTGCTCGGCGGGCTTCGTGAACGTGCCGCGCATCAAGGGCAGCCACAACGCCATGAAGACCGGCATGCTGGCCGCCGACGCCGCCTATGACGCCGTCATGGCCGGTCGCTCGGGCGATGAGCTGGTCGAGTATCAGGCCGCCTATGAGAAGAGCTGGGTCTACAAGGAGCTGAAGCTTGTCCGGAACGCCA
Coding sequences within it:
- a CDS encoding electron transfer flavoprotein-ubiquinone oxidoreductase; amino-acid sequence: MEYDVVIVGGGPAGLSAAIRLKQRAEKDGKDISVAVLEKSAEIGGHILSGAVIDPKALNELFPDWKERGAPLETPVTRDRFLLLGPQADIPLPMFAFPPLMHNHGCYIASLGNVARWLGEQAEALGVEVYPGMAASHVVWDEPTGRVKGVVAGVFGIDREGKPTGEFQPGIELHGKYVFIAEGVRGSLAKTIMARHNLCDTAEPQKFGIGIKELWQVPADQHQPGLAQHSTGWPLDEFTGGGSFLYHFGDRYVTVGYVVHLNYKNPHISPFDEFQRFKHHPSIARHLEGGTRISYGARAITEGGFQSVPKLAFAGGALIGCSAGFVNVPRIKGSHNAMKTGMLAADAAYDAVMAGRSGDELVEYQAAYEKSWVYKELKLVRNAKPLLSKVGTSLGGALGLFDMWFQTLFGGFSLFGTMKHGKTDAASTEPAAKHKPIAYPKPDGKLSFDKLSSVFISNTNHAEDQPAHLKLLDPSVPIEVNLPKYGEPARLYCPAGVYEVLTDEQGQNPRFQINAQNCVHCKTCDIKDPSQNIVWTTPEGGGGPNYPNM
- a CDS encoding uracil-DNA glycosylase family protein; translated protein: MNAQALDSAAAESLLAFWRDAGVDACFEDAPVDRTHVAPPPAVKAVTKATASVVALPVTGDAAAEARRLAAGADTLEALGEAIAGFTGCPLRDMGAKQSVFSRGNPQAPIMVIGEGPGADEDAQGLPFVGKAGKLLDRMLAEAGLADRVFITNTVFWRPPGNRTPSPAEQAVCAPFLERAFFLLKPKAVLLLGAAAAKSVLSTDEGIMRLRGNWKEWRLAEGNVSAPALPTFHPAFLLRTPMAKKAAWADMLALAARLDDASN
- a CDS encoding lytic transglycosylase domain-containing protein; protein product: MPVSFRRALLAPTLAFALAAFGATAHAADDDRRAPSALSPADRLSYTTAFDALRRGDLEAARASARAAQDHVLLGQVEFERLFHPDYSATYEELAAWLEEYSDLPCADRAYNLALRRRPDGAPEPRRPGRFSNRSWAAASAAGQNTEGDPLKAARVALNRDDLAGAVVIGQEIGDWWSVGLAQYRLGEFGAAANAFERVLDDPTEDGWIRAGAAFWASRSAARSSQQDRVQPLLRRAAAWPATFYGQIALRQLGEDVTIENMGPTPYGATLQRASYTPDEPIGVDAAELEEFVRNEPRARRTVAFFEIGRRTDARDELRTGMRSAVGDRARAMWAALGRALGPRVTGSDADARRVDANNYAQPVIEPVGGFVIERSLVYAIARKETGFNARARSGAGAYGLMQVMPTTAAELSGDRGFVTAPDRLYDPAINARLGQAYVNRVLARPEINGDLLRVAASYNAGPGPMMAAVRKLGPDADPLLLIETIDVPQARDYVEKVVAAYWIYQRMNGRPLNTLDAVASGATLIPLSLDYVPPPPAPVEPVQVASVQTTGS